A region from the Thermanaeromonas toyohensis ToBE genome encodes:
- the iolG gene encoding inositol 2-dehydrogenase encodes MSKKLRIGLIGAGRIGRVHAENIRFSVPEAEVVAVADLYNDKIKDWALSLGIKNVFSDSSKIMEDEDIDAVLICSSTDTHSSLIVEAARAGKHIFCEKPIDFDLTKIREALKEVEKAGVKLQVGFQRRFDPSFRKAYELIGQGKIGDIHLIKITSRDPQPPPLDYIKVSGGLFLDMTIHDFDMARYLSRSEVTEVYALGGVLVDEAIGEAGDIDTAIVTLKFANGALGVIDNSRRSVYGYDQRVEVFGSQGCIMVGNDKLTHTVLSTAEGFLSDRLQHFFMERYRQAYIEEIKAFVESILQDKEPPVTGIDGLEPVLIGLAAKRSLVEGRPVPIERV; translated from the coding sequence ATGAGCAAGAAACTAAGGATAGGTTTAATAGGTGCAGGCCGGATCGGGAGGGTGCATGCTGAAAATATACGCTTTAGTGTTCCTGAAGCGGAAGTGGTGGCCGTCGCCGATCTGTATAATGATAAGATAAAGGATTGGGCCTTAAGCTTAGGGATTAAAAATGTATTTAGCGACAGCAGTAAAATTATGGAAGACGAAGATATCGATGCAGTCCTCATCTGTTCTTCTACTGATACTCATTCTTCCTTGATAGTTGAGGCGGCCCGGGCGGGTAAACATATTTTCTGTGAAAAACCTATAGATTTTGACCTGACCAAGATACGAGAGGCCCTTAAGGAGGTAGAAAAGGCCGGGGTTAAACTGCAGGTCGGGTTCCAGCGCCGCTTTGATCCGAGTTTCAGGAAGGCGTACGAACTTATCGGGCAGGGTAAAATAGGGGATATTCACTTGATCAAAATTACCTCGCGGGATCCCCAGCCTCCCCCGCTGGACTATATAAAGGTATCCGGGGGGCTTTTCCTGGATATGACCATCCATGATTTCGACATGGCGAGGTATTTGTCTAGGAGCGAGGTCACGGAAGTTTACGCCTTAGGTGGTGTGCTGGTGGATGAAGCCATTGGCGAAGCGGGCGATATAGATACCGCTATTGTCACTTTAAAATTCGCTAATGGTGCCTTGGGAGTGATAGATAACAGCCGCCGGTCTGTTTACGGGTACGACCAGCGGGTAGAGGTCTTCGGGTCACAAGGATGTATTATGGTAGGCAACGATAAGCTAACACATACTGTACTAAGTACGGCCGAAGGATTTTTAAGCGACCGGCTCCAGCACTTTTTTATGGAAAGGTATAGGCAAGCGTATATAGAAGAAATAAAAGCCTTCGTCGAGAGCATCCTACAGGATAAAGAACCTCCCGTTACCGGGATAGATGGATTAGAACCGGTGCTTATTGGCCTCGCCGCTAAGAGGTCCTTGGTCGAAGGGAGGCCTGTACCTATAGAGCGTGTCTAG
- a CDS encoding xanthine dehydrogenase family protein molybdopterin-binding subunit: protein MAKKRGIGMACMWYGIGNTGMPNPASAFVELLDDGSAIVLTGCADIGQGSSTILAQIAAEALGISYEDIVVVSADTGVTPEAGATSASRQTYISGNAVLAASLEAKRNVLMAAAEMLGNVPISDLSIEKGKIILEGEETHLTLKEVVGYCRSRGILTLGHGWFNPETTAMDPVTGEGVPYATYAFATHIVEVEVDTETGKVEVKRIVAAHDVGKAMNPAAVEGQIEGGCVMGIGYALMEEVKLKEGRILNPSLAEYFIPTALDIPQIYPIIVEDPETTGPFGAKGVGEPALIPTAPAIANALADALDIRFYELPITLEKIVEAYHYQKP, encoded by the coding sequence ATGGCTAAAAAGCGAGGCATAGGGATGGCCTGCATGTGGTACGGGATAGGCAACACGGGGATGCCTAATCCTGCCTCAGCCTTTGTTGAGCTTTTAGACGATGGAAGCGCCATAGTGTTAACAGGTTGTGCCGATATCGGCCAGGGTTCAAGTACTATATTGGCTCAAATTGCAGCCGAAGCTTTAGGAATTAGCTATGAAGATATTGTAGTAGTTAGCGCAGATACTGGGGTTACGCCTGAAGCGGGCGCTACCTCCGCTTCTCGCCAGACTTATATTTCTGGTAACGCTGTTCTTGCTGCCAGCTTAGAGGCTAAGCGGAATGTGCTTATGGCGGCGGCAGAGATGCTCGGAAATGTGCCTATATCTGATCTTTCCATAGAAAAAGGAAAGATAATTTTAGAAGGGGAAGAAACCCATCTTACTCTAAAAGAAGTGGTTGGATATTGCCGAAGCCGGGGGATATTGACTTTAGGTCATGGCTGGTTTAACCCGGAGACTACTGCTATGGATCCCGTTACAGGCGAAGGAGTCCCGTATGCTACCTATGCCTTCGCTACCCACATTGTAGAGGTAGAAGTGGATACGGAAACAGGTAAAGTGGAAGTTAAGCGCATTGTAGCAGCGCATGATGTGGGTAAAGCTATGAATCCTGCGGCAGTAGAAGGACAAATAGAAGGCGGGTGCGTAATGGGGATCGGTTATGCCTTAATGGAAGAAGTAAAGCTTAAAGAGGGTAGAATCCTTAATCCTTCTTTAGCTGAATATTTTATCCCTACTGCTTTAGATATACCCCAGATTTATCCCATAATCGTGGAGGACCCAGAGACTACCGGGCCTTTTGGGGCTAAAGGAGTAGGAGAACCTGCGCTGATACCTACAGCACCAGCCATCGCTAATGCGCTGGCTGATGCCTTGGATATTAGATTTTACGAGTTACCTATAACTTTAGAGAAAATAGTAGAAGCGTATCATTATCAAAAACCTTAA
- the iolM gene encoding scyllo-inosose 3-dehydrogenase — MRCVVLHADWDPRPGFKLGAKDIEGKQTYLGSRVWRNPRVVIEEKEIPKPGPGEVVIEVKACGICGSDVHMAQPDDEGYILYPGLTGFPVVLGHEIAGVVVEAGPGALDKRTNKPFKGGEEVCTEEMVWCGSCQPCADGYPNHCERLDELGFNVDGGFAKYVKVPARLVWSLEPLKSRYKGLDLFLAGSLVEPTSVAYNAVIERSGGGIRPGDNVVICGGGPVGLAACAILKRQGAARVILSEPEPARAELGLKMGADYVINPLKEDFVQRVLELTDGYGAALYLEATGLPTIVYPQIEQVIWEGRTLNARVIVVARADAKMPVTGEVLQVRRAQIIGAQGHSGHGTFPRVIESMAAGMDMTPMITKKIRLEEVPENLVLLRTDRKEGKITCVMD, encoded by the coding sequence ATGCGTTGCGTAGTTCTCCATGCCGACTGGGATCCCCGGCCAGGCTTTAAATTGGGGGCTAAAGACATTGAGGGGAAGCAGACTTACCTAGGTAGCCGAGTGTGGAGGAACCCCAGGGTAGTTATTGAAGAGAAGGAAATACCCAAGCCGGGCCCGGGTGAGGTGGTGATCGAGGTAAAGGCTTGCGGTATATGTGGCAGCGATGTGCATATGGCCCAGCCGGACGATGAGGGGTATATCCTTTATCCCGGGTTGACCGGTTTCCCGGTAGTCCTGGGGCACGAGATTGCAGGTGTAGTCGTGGAGGCAGGGCCGGGCGCTTTAGATAAGCGGACCAACAAGCCTTTTAAAGGCGGGGAAGAAGTATGCACCGAGGAAATGGTATGGTGCGGTTCCTGCCAGCCTTGCGCCGATGGGTACCCCAATCATTGCGAGCGGCTGGATGAGCTGGGATTCAATGTAGACGGGGGATTCGCCAAATATGTGAAGGTACCTGCCCGCCTGGTCTGGAGCCTGGAGCCCTTGAAATCCCGGTACAAGGGGTTGGATCTTTTCCTGGCGGGAAGCTTGGTAGAGCCCACTTCAGTGGCTTATAACGCAGTGATCGAGCGTAGTGGCGGCGGTATAAGGCCTGGGGATAATGTGGTCATCTGCGGTGGTGGTCCGGTAGGTTTAGCGGCCTGCGCCATCCTTAAACGGCAAGGCGCGGCCAGGGTTATCTTGTCGGAGCCTGAGCCAGCCCGGGCGGAACTGGGATTAAAGATGGGCGCTGATTATGTGATTAATCCCCTTAAAGAAGATTTTGTGCAAAGGGTACTGGAGCTAACTGACGGTTATGGTGCCGCCCTTTATTTGGAGGCCACTGGACTGCCAACAATAGTATATCCTCAGATTGAGCAGGTGATTTGGGAAGGTAGGACCCTAAACGCCAGGGTGATTGTGGTAGCTAGGGCGGATGCCAAGATGCCGGTCACCGGCGAAGTACTCCAGGTGAGGAGGGCCCAGATCATAGGTGCCCAGGGCCACTCCGGCCACGGTACTTTCCCGCGGGTTATAGAGAGTATGGCTGCTGGTATGGATATGACACCCATGATTACCAAGAAGATAAGGTTAGAGGAAGTGCCGGAGAACCTTGTGTTGCTTAGAACCGATAGGAAGGAAGGCAAGATTACTTGCGTCATGGACTAA
- a CDS encoding sugar phosphate isomerase/epimerase family protein, which yields MKLSISIVWEASDSAPFLLRGPYITSIKKAAALGYEAVEIHVRDPRELDVDQILKACREEGVAVSTLGTGLGYVVDKLSLTHPEPKIREQAVNRLLQHIEVASYLGAGVIIGSLRGSITDRQEAKKYERYAEEGLVFCLERAKKLGVTLFLEAINRYETNFINTAAEALGFLARFAPDLSPYFKLHLDTFHMNIEEADPLQSIKMAGENLGHIHFADSNRLYPGGGHIDFKKIITALKDIGYQGYIALECLPCPSPEEAAIRGLRYVRSLL from the coding sequence ATGAAATTGAGTATATCTATAGTATGGGAAGCTAGCGATTCTGCCCCCTTCCTGCTAAGGGGGCCTTATATTACAAGCATCAAGAAAGCGGCTGCCTTGGGCTATGAGGCCGTAGAAATCCATGTCCGGGATCCCCGGGAACTTGATGTGGACCAAATTTTAAAGGCCTGCCGGGAAGAAGGGGTAGCCGTTTCTACCTTGGGAACAGGCCTGGGTTACGTAGTAGACAAACTTAGCCTTACCCATCCGGAGCCTAAAATAAGGGAACAAGCGGTAAACCGGCTCCTCCAGCATATAGAAGTGGCTTCTTACCTAGGGGCGGGAGTCATCATCGGTTCCCTTCGAGGGAGCATAACTGATAGACAAGAGGCAAAAAAGTACGAAAGGTACGCGGAGGAAGGTTTGGTCTTTTGCCTGGAGAGAGCTAAAAAGCTCGGGGTGACCCTTTTTCTTGAGGCTATTAACCGCTATGAGACCAATTTTATTAACACGGCCGCAGAAGCCTTAGGATTCCTCGCCAGGTTTGCCCCCGATTTATCTCCTTATTTTAAACTCCACCTGGATACCTTTCACATGAATATTGAGGAAGCCGATCCACTCCAAAGTATAAAAATGGCAGGGGAAAACTTAGGCCATATCCACTTTGCTGATAGCAACAGGCTTTACCCTGGCGGAGGGCATATCGATTTTAAAAAGATAATTACTGCTTTAAAGGATATCGGGTATCAAGGTTATATCGCCTTGGAATGCCTACCCTGTCCTTCCCCAGAAGAGGCGGCAATAAGAGGATTACGATATGTCAGATCGCTTCTTTGA
- a CDS encoding xanthine dehydrogenase family protein molybdopterin-binding subunit has translation MPSVIGQRVTRVDAYSKALGQAIYAGDKYLPGMLWLKVARSNVPHALIKRIDTQAAYEVPGVVAVFTAKDIPGINQVGIIVKDECVLAHDKVRQIGDPIALIVAENEKAARKAAELVKVEYEELPPVFDPLEAMREGAPKIHEKGNVLTVTRIKRGDIDKALKEADIVITRTYKTPMLEHCYIEPEAGVGWIEGDTIVVMVSTQNPHYDRKEIARVLGLPLNKVRVIQAYTGGGFGGKLDVSVQCYLGLALYKLKKPVKMVYDRQESFIATPKRHPFIMHYTTAADRTGKLLGVRIQIIGDTGAYASYGPATLKRAAVHATGPYEVPNVDIEAYCVYTNNPKAGAMRGFGVPQIAFAHESQMDILARELGLSPLEIRLRNAFKVGSITATGQELKGSVGIKETLLKAWEKAKEVMPEGKVGTWLKSEA, from the coding sequence TTGCCTTCGGTTATTGGGCAACGAGTCACACGTGTAGATGCTTATAGTAAGGCCTTAGGCCAGGCGATTTATGCTGGAGATAAGTATTTACCAGGCATGCTATGGCTAAAAGTAGCAAGAAGCAATGTGCCTCATGCGCTGATAAAACGGATAGACACCCAAGCAGCTTATGAGGTACCAGGGGTAGTAGCAGTTTTTACCGCCAAGGATATTCCTGGCATTAACCAAGTAGGAATTATTGTTAAAGATGAGTGCGTTCTAGCTCACGATAAAGTGCGTCAGATTGGGGATCCTATAGCATTAATCGTGGCTGAAAACGAAAAAGCTGCTCGAAAAGCGGCTGAATTAGTAAAGGTAGAGTATGAAGAACTACCCCCAGTATTTGATCCCCTGGAGGCTATGCGCGAAGGGGCCCCAAAGATCCACGAAAAAGGCAATGTCTTAACTGTTACGCGGATAAAAAGAGGAGATATAGATAAAGCCTTAAAAGAGGCAGATATAGTAATAACAAGGACGTATAAAACACCTATGCTAGAACATTGTTATATCGAGCCAGAAGCAGGGGTCGGTTGGATAGAGGGAGACACAATAGTAGTGATGGTTTCCACTCAAAACCCTCACTATGACCGGAAAGAAATAGCCAGGGTGCTAGGTCTACCTTTGAATAAAGTAAGGGTGATTCAAGCTTATACAGGAGGAGGATTTGGAGGAAAGCTGGACGTTTCTGTACAGTGCTATCTAGGGCTTGCCCTTTATAAGCTTAAGAAGCCTGTAAAAATGGTATACGACCGGCAAGAGTCCTTTATAGCTACTCCTAAGAGACATCCTTTTATCATGCATTATACTACAGCGGCAGATAGGACAGGAAAACTACTAGGGGTTCGGATACAAATAATCGGGGATACAGGGGCTTATGCTTCATATGGGCCCGCTACTTTAAAGAGAGCTGCTGTTCATGCTACAGGACCCTATGAGGTACCTAATGTAGATATTGAAGCCTATTGTGTATATACCAATAATCCTAAAGCTGGAGCCATGCGGGGATTCGGTGTCCCTCAAATTGCCTTTGCCCATGAATCGCAAATGGATATTTTAGCCAGGGAACTAGGTTTAAGCCCTTTAGAGATCAGATTGCGCAATGCCTTTAAGGTAGGTTCAATTACAGCTACAGGACAGGAATTAAAAGGAAGTGTAGGTATAAAAGAAACCCTTCTTAAAGCTTGGGAAAAGGCCAAAGAAGTTATGCCAGAGGGGAAGGTAGGGACATGGCTAAAAAGCGAGGCATAG
- the iolN gene encoding 3-dehydro-scyllo-inosose hydrolase, with protein MEQRISKGWLLTDHPAIIFEDNTVGRLKKQIWEASEEEIDAILKEYEIPSEPELGKPGTYIQNTPRAKVIEKRKKNDIVFVPIGCTENHGLHANSGLDTFMVTQILEGVRRYTAKQGREVSLAFPPLNYGGHPYHHVGMPGTIIMPKEVVEETIIYTMLGLWNDGFRKIILVNNHGHLWMLESAIHEFMKRFQLPGIFQVVDWHRAVREFFFPVDREDSLQTHFVHADEAETSIALLLFPGMIDMSVVEDAEGESFLPVGHFDTAVDPFRRPHRWSEGEGHMAIERAATPQGVVGKPSLASARKAKRPVAAILKYLTLLHDQILEAFPPGTVPPVEKVTLRTEEEMRPFLKEPLSEGWKSVYELPLIGPFHKL; from the coding sequence ATGGAGCAGAGGATATCCAAAGGTTGGCTTTTAACTGACCACCCAGCCATCATCTTTGAAGATAACACAGTAGGCCGGCTAAAGAAACAAATTTGGGAGGCCTCAGAAGAAGAGATCGACGCTATCTTAAAGGAATATGAGATCCCTTCGGAACCCGAACTGGGCAAGCCCGGCACTTATATCCAGAACACTCCTAGGGCTAAAGTGATAGAAAAACGGAAGAAGAATGATATCGTGTTTGTACCTATAGGCTGTACAGAAAACCACGGCCTTCACGCTAACAGCGGTTTAGATACCTTCATGGTAACCCAAATTTTGGAAGGCGTGCGCCGCTATACGGCCAAGCAAGGCCGGGAGGTAAGCCTAGCCTTCCCGCCCCTAAACTACGGCGGGCATCCCTACCATCATGTAGGTATGCCGGGCACCATCATTATGCCCAAGGAAGTGGTGGAGGAGACCATTATCTATACTATGCTCGGGCTCTGGAATGATGGCTTTCGGAAAATAATCCTAGTAAACAACCACGGCCACCTGTGGATGTTAGAATCCGCTATCCACGAGTTCATGAAGAGGTTCCAGTTACCAGGAATTTTCCAGGTGGTTGACTGGCACCGGGCTGTGCGGGAATTTTTCTTCCCTGTAGATCGGGAAGATAGCTTACAGACCCATTTCGTCCACGCTGATGAGGCGGAGACTTCCATAGCCCTCCTTCTGTTCCCAGGAATGATAGATATGAGCGTGGTGGAAGATGCTGAAGGGGAAAGCTTCTTGCCTGTAGGCCATTTCGATACGGCGGTGGACCCCTTCAGGCGCCCCCACCGGTGGTCAGAAGGGGAGGGCCATATGGCCATTGAACGGGCTGCCACTCCCCAGGGAGTAGTAGGTAAGCCCAGCCTGGCTTCTGCTAGAAAAGCCAAGCGGCCTGTGGCTGCTATCTTAAAGTATCTCACCTTGCTCCATGACCAGATCTTAGAGGCCTTCCCGCCTGGTACTGTACCGCCGGTAGAGAAGGTTACCTTAAGGACGGAAGAAGAGATGCGGCCCTTCTTAAAAGAACCTTTAAGTGAAGGCTGGAAGTCAGTGTATGAACTACCCCTGATAGGGCCTTTCCATAAGCTGTAA
- a CDS encoding (2Fe-2S)-binding protein yields the protein MNTSLNTFRLEMKVNGQLVSLDIPPTLRLIDVLRDELRLTGTKEGCGEGECGACSVLLDGKLVNSCLILAPQAHGKEVITIEGLAAQGELHILQKSFAEAGAIQCGFCTPGMILAAKALLDSNPCPTREEIALAISGNLCRCTGYVKIIEAIELAARRLREEKVQEAC from the coding sequence ATGAATACTTCTCTAAACACATTCCGCCTAGAGATGAAGGTTAATGGACAGCTTGTTTCTTTAGATATACCGCCTACTTTACGGCTTATCGATGTACTGCGCGATGAACTCCGGCTTACAGGTACTAAAGAAGGTTGCGGCGAAGGGGAATGCGGTGCCTGTAGTGTTTTGTTGGATGGGAAATTGGTAAATTCCTGTTTGATACTGGCGCCTCAAGCTCATGGTAAAGAAGTTATTACTATTGAAGGTTTAGCTGCCCAGGGAGAACTTCATATTTTACAGAAATCCTTTGCCGAGGCAGGAGCGATCCAGTGCGGCTTTTGTACCCCAGGTATGATATTAGCGGCTAAGGCGCTTTTAGATAGTAATCCCTGCCCTACGCGGGAGGAGATAGCTTTAGCTATTTCTGGAAATCTTTGCCGGTGTACAGGGTATGTGAAAATTATAGAGGCTATTGAACTAGCTGCCCGTAGGCTTAGAGAAGAAAAAGTACAGGAAGCTTGTTAA
- a CDS encoding MFS transporter, whose translation MSVAARLERLPLSSFHYKLLLICGLGWLFDAMDVGLISFVLPAVAKFWNLTATQIGALGSIGMVGLGLGAVIGGTLGDIYGRKRVFTITLIIYGIATFLCGLSTSYAMLMFWRFIVGLGLGAEIPVAFTLASEFSPAGHRGRMTVLLESFWAFGWLAAALIGYLVVPQWGWRVAFYIGSLPALYSAVLRRTLPESPRYLEKIGKRVEAEEVVAQVERACGVVPGTTEEYVQVSAAAETSEAPKKARFSELWRGGYVRRTLCLWILWFGINIAYYGIVIWLPTLMVGKGFGIVKSFEYVLIMCIAQIPGYFSAAYLVDKIGRKPTLTVYLLLSGVAAYMFSSSTTVGQVIGWGSAIYFFNLGAWGVLYAYTPEMYPTHLRATGAGWASFCGRIGAIIAPMAVGKIVASLGQQAAYPVVFALIGVVCVLTALAMLILGIETKGKSLEELARV comes from the coding sequence TTGAGCGTAGCAGCGAGGTTAGAGAGGTTGCCTTTAAGTTCTTTTCATTACAAGTTACTTCTTATATGCGGTCTGGGCTGGCTATTTGATGCTATGGATGTTGGTCTTATATCTTTTGTTTTACCTGCAGTTGCCAAGTTTTGGAATCTGACGGCCACCCAGATAGGTGCCCTGGGAAGCATCGGCATGGTAGGTTTAGGTTTGGGAGCCGTTATTGGCGGGACGCTAGGAGATATCTATGGCCGTAAGCGCGTTTTTACTATTACCTTGATAATTTATGGAATAGCCACCTTTTTATGCGGTTTATCTACCAGTTATGCTATGTTAATGTTTTGGCGGTTTATTGTGGGGCTAGGTTTAGGAGCCGAGATACCCGTTGCTTTCACCTTAGCTAGCGAGTTTTCTCCTGCTGGCCACCGGGGGCGCATGACCGTTTTACTGGAGAGCTTTTGGGCTTTTGGATGGCTTGCTGCAGCACTCATTGGATATTTAGTAGTTCCCCAGTGGGGATGGCGCGTGGCTTTCTATATAGGTAGCCTCCCTGCTCTTTACTCGGCGGTATTGCGCCGTACGCTGCCCGAATCTCCTAGGTATTTAGAAAAAATAGGTAAAAGGGTAGAAGCAGAAGAAGTGGTAGCCCAAGTGGAAAGGGCGTGCGGCGTAGTCCCAGGGACAACTGAAGAGTATGTTCAAGTAAGTGCTGCCGCAGAGACAAGTGAGGCACCTAAAAAAGCTAGGTTCTCTGAGCTCTGGAGAGGTGGCTATGTGCGTCGTACCCTTTGCCTCTGGATACTCTGGTTTGGCATTAATATCGCTTACTATGGCATTGTGATTTGGCTACCCACCCTTATGGTAGGCAAGGGATTTGGGATTGTAAAGAGTTTTGAGTATGTGCTTATTATGTGTATAGCCCAGATCCCAGGCTACTTTAGCGCTGCCTATTTAGTTGATAAAATTGGAAGGAAACCTACCTTGACTGTCTACTTATTGTTAAGCGGTGTGGCAGCCTACATGTTCTCTTCCTCAACTACTGTAGGTCAGGTTATTGGATGGGGTTCGGCTATTTACTTCTTCAACCTAGGTGCCTGGGGTGTGCTGTACGCCTATACGCCTGAGATGTATCCCACCCACTTGAGGGCTACTGGTGCTGGCTGGGCTTCCTTCTGTGGCCGCATCGGTGCCATTATAGCACCGATGGCGGTAGGTAAAATTGTGGCTTCCCTAGGGCAACAAGCAGCTTATCCAGTAGTATTCGCCTTGATCGGGGTTGTTTGTGTGCTCACCGCTTTGGCCATGCTGATTTTGGGTATCGAAACTAAGGGTAAGAGTTTAGAGGAGCTGGCGCGGGTATAA
- a CDS encoding FAD binding domain-containing protein, which yields MLDFKFYYQPQTLGEALELLATLPGKVRPLAGGTDIVPALRRGELELDGLVDISCLKELKGIEKVGERVRIGSLVTFSELSSSPLIRQYAPVLSEAASSVGSPQIRNLGTVGGNIVNASPAADSVPALVALEAEAKICSQQGERFLKVEEILCGAGKTCLTPGELIESIFFSLPPPNTKSGFLKLGRRNALAIARLSVAAVITLDPSKNKIAQAKVALGAVAPNPFRSEEIERLLVGAEVSSSLIEEAAALASQVVEKRLGSRPTAPYKKQAVKGVIRELLQKLLKPVEVKAS from the coding sequence ATGTTAGATTTTAAGTTTTATTACCAACCCCAGACTTTGGGTGAGGCGCTAGAACTTTTAGCAACTTTACCTGGTAAAGTCCGGCCTTTAGCTGGTGGTACTGATATTGTTCCAGCCTTACGGAGAGGTGAGCTGGAACTAGATGGCTTAGTGGATATATCTTGCCTTAAAGAGTTAAAGGGAATAGAAAAGGTAGGAGAAAGGGTCCGGATAGGAAGCCTAGTAACCTTTAGCGAATTGTCTTCTTCTCCCCTTATACGACAATATGCGCCTGTTTTATCTGAAGCAGCTTCTTCAGTGGGTTCGCCGCAAATCCGAAATTTGGGGACGGTGGGGGGAAATATCGTTAATGCTTCGCCGGCGGCTGATTCGGTCCCTGCTCTAGTAGCTTTGGAAGCAGAAGCAAAGATTTGTTCTCAGCAAGGCGAGAGGTTTCTAAAAGTAGAAGAGATACTCTGTGGAGCAGGGAAGACCTGTCTAACCCCGGGCGAATTGATAGAAAGCATATTTTTCTCGTTACCACCACCCAATACCAAAAGTGGATTTTTAAAGTTAGGAAGGCGTAATGCTCTGGCTATTGCGCGCTTGAGCGTGGCAGCAGTTATTACTTTGGACCCTTCTAAAAATAAAATTGCCCAAGCCAAAGTCGCTTTAGGCGCTGTAGCCCCTAATCCCTTTAGAAGCGAGGAAATAGAAAGATTATTGGTAGGGGCGGAAGTTTCTTCTAGCTTGATTGAGGAAGCAGCTGCTTTAGCCTCGCAAGTTGTAGAAAAGAGATTAGGTTCTAGGCCTACGGCTCCTTACAAGAAACAGGCGGTCAAAGGGGTTATAAGAGAGTTGCTCCAGAAACTTTTAAAACCTGTGGAGGTTAAAGCTTCATGA
- a CDS encoding amidohydrolase family protein: MKNMAIVNIGQIVTGDIDRPLVEGNTILIKEGLIQAVGSEEVLKGETVDLVIDAGGMTVTPGLIDSHVHPVLGDFTPRQRMLDFINSSLHGGVTTMISAGEAHTPGRPKDPAGVKALAILACKSFYNARPSGVKVHGGALILEPGLTEKDFAELAEAGVWLVGEIGLGGVRSPEEAAPMVEWAHKYGFKVMMHTGGTSIPGSSTVTAEQVMAIKPDVVSHLNGGPTAIPPEEAKKILEETNLAVEIVQCGNPKMAQMIAKTLKERGELRRLIQGNDAPSGTGVIPLGMLRNIAFLASMAGLTAAEAIATATGNTARVFGLNTGVIAPGKEADLVLMDAPMGSVGENALEALEAGDIPGIAMVIIDGEIKVEKSRNTPPTIRKAVVKR, translated from the coding sequence ATGAAAAATATGGCCATAGTGAATATTGGGCAGATAGTAACTGGTGACATAGACCGGCCTCTGGTAGAGGGTAATACCATTCTTATTAAAGAAGGCCTGATCCAGGCGGTGGGAAGCGAAGAGGTGCTAAAAGGGGAAACAGTAGATTTGGTAATAGATGCAGGAGGGATGACAGTTACTCCTGGATTAATTGACTCCCACGTACATCCTGTTCTAGGAGATTTTACTCCCCGGCAGAGGATGCTGGACTTTATTAACAGCTCTCTCCATGGTGGAGTAACAACTATGATATCAGCTGGAGAAGCGCATACGCCTGGACGTCCCAAAGATCCCGCAGGCGTCAAAGCCCTGGCTATCTTAGCTTGTAAATCCTTTTATAATGCCCGCCCTAGCGGAGTTAAAGTACACGGAGGAGCCTTGATTCTAGAGCCTGGGCTGACAGAGAAGGATTTTGCTGAGTTAGCTGAAGCGGGGGTGTGGCTTGTAGGTGAGATCGGTTTAGGAGGGGTAAGAAGCCCTGAAGAGGCAGCGCCTATGGTGGAGTGGGCCCACAAATATGGGTTTAAAGTGATGATGCATACAGGGGGAACCTCTATTCCTGGAAGCTCCACCGTCACAGCCGAACAGGTAATGGCTATCAAGCCCGATGTGGTTTCTCATCTTAATGGTGGACCCACAGCTATTCCTCCTGAAGAGGCCAAGAAGATCTTAGAGGAGACTAACTTAGCCGTGGAAATTGTTCAATGTGGGAATCCTAAGATGGCCCAAATGATAGCTAAGACACTCAAAGAGAGAGGGGAATTAAGGCGGCTTATCCAGGGTAATGATGCCCCTTCAGGAACTGGTGTTATTCCGTTAGGGATGTTGCGTAATATCGCCTTCCTGGCTTCCATGGCCGGGCTGACAGCAGCCGAAGCCATCGCTACTGCTACGGGCAATACAGCCAGGGTATTCGGCCTTAATACAGGCGTCATTGCCCCAGGGAAGGAAGCTGACCTGGTGCTGATGGATGCTCCCATGGGTTCAGTAGGAGAGAATGCCCTAGAGGCCTTAGAGGCAGGAGATATCCCGGGGATTGCCATGGTAATTATCGATGGGGAAATAAAAGTAGAAAAAAGCAGGAATACTCCTCCTACCATTCGCAAAGCAGTAGTTAAAAGGTAG